From a region of the Dunckerocampus dactyliophorus isolate RoL2022-P2 chromosome 20, RoL_Ddac_1.1, whole genome shotgun sequence genome:
- the LOC129172845 gene encoding uncharacterized protein LOC129172845: MGCCMRAASSPIEVIDLTSPPPVALVSPVQNPMQGFNVDFITPQNQAQGFAEGDRSTIDGGVWGQTSGFVENTLTPPVQNPLHFIVGFTSPNSSHGIAPLTPSTLDVTEGENDTEFEENTAESDVGQETGQEETSDAGVYNQERFHYFPDSESEYVDMQALNQRDIVSDNDGIETVDFNTSVLIVEQVFRRYMYDIACLNRRMIENIYNQLRQNVRRRHSVNSYSANARRATREQRTLPQRVHRRLQFED; the protein is encoded by the exons TGATCGATCTGACTTCACCGCCACCAGTGGCCCTAGTGTCACCGGTCCAAAACCCAATGCAGGGATTTAATGTGGACTTTATAACGCCTCAAAACCAGGCACAAG GATTTGCAGAGGGCGATCGCTCTACGATAGACGGGGGAGTTTGGGGACAGACTTCGGGATTCGTGGAAAACACTTTAACACCGCCGGTCCAAAACccactgcattttattgtggGGTTTACAAGTCCAAACTCAAGTCACG GGATTGCGCCACTGACCCCCTCAACGCTGGATGTGACAGAGGGAGAAAACGACACAGAATTCgaggaaaacacagcagagtccGATGTGGGACAAGAAACGGGACAGGAGGAGACATCTGACGCTGGAGTCTACAACCAGGAAAgatttcattattttccagATAGTGAAAGTGAATATGTTGACATGCAAGCTCTAAATCAGAGGGATATAGTCTCAGACAATGATGGAATTGAAACAGTGGATTTCAACACCTCTGTGCTAATTGTCGAACAAGTGttcagaagatacatgtatgataTAGCATGTTTAAATCGCCGCATGATTGAGAATATATATAATCAACTTAGACAGAACGTTAGACGCAGGCATTCTGTCAATTCATATTCAGCTAACGCTAGACGTGCCACTCGTGAACAAAGAACACTGCCACAAAGAGTCCATCGCAGGTTGCAATTTGAAGACTAA